One Malassezia restricta chromosome III, complete sequence DNA segment encodes these proteins:
- a CDS encoding Ras-related GTP-binding protein A/B, translated as MPNSTKRKILLMGKSGTGKTSMRSFIFSSYRSEDTKRLGSTIDVEHSHVRFPGNLVLNLWDCGGQTSYMDSYMNAQRNQVFSSVCALVYVVDVVSTDDEGGGDTSEWETDLRYFRDCLSALQTHTPDAEIFCLLHKMDLIQPERRKSLYMSRVADLRKKAREVLKEAASSPSHRDRSIHLRCYATSIWDATLYKAWSNIVHTIVPDVQYFETHLSELADMCSASEVVLFEKATFLVMSHYSPSIHDQRQSQQHGSTSYIVRYGDGPDAPETLLSGLSLSMLPAQDKPANADEMTVYDDRFERVSELVKQFKMSCVETQNQLQSFELRTPTFLACMDALTSTTCLLVIVSDPRVHIRSLKNNIEVCRHQLEPQRILPDASNVP; from the exons ATGCCGAACTCAACGAAGCGCAAG ATCCTTTTGATGGGAAAGTCCGGAACGGGCAAGACTTCTATGCGGTCTTTTATCTTCTCGTCTTATCGATCTGAAGACACCAAACGCCTTGGCAGTACCATTGACGTCGAACATTCTCATGTGCGATTCCCGGGGAATCTTGTGCTCAACTTGTGGGATTGCGGTGGTCAAACATCGTATATGGACAGCTATATGAACGCACAAAGGAATCAGGTGTTCAGTTCGGTGTGTGCCTTGGTATACGTGGTCGACGTGGTCAGTACGGACGATGAAGGCGGTGGTGACACGAGCGAGTGGGAGACAGACCTGCGCTACTTTCGCGACTGCCTTTCGGCCCTCCAGACCCACACACCCGATGCAGAAATCTTCTGCCTGCTACACAAAATGGACCTGATTCAGCCGGAACGTCGCAAAAGTCTGTATATGAGCCGCGTAGCCGACTTGCGTAAAAAGGCCCGCGAAGTGCTCAAAGAAGCGGCATCGTCTCCATCGCACCGTGATCGCTCCATTCACTTGCGCTGCTATGCCACTAGTATCTGGGATGCTACGCTATACAAGGCTTGGTCAAATATCGTGCACACGATCGTGCCCGATGTACAATATTTTGAGACGCACTTGTCGGAGCTAGCTGATATGTGCTCGGCGTCCGAGGTGGTACTTTTCGAAAAGGCTACGTTCCTCGTCATGTCGCACTATAGCCCGTCGATTCATGATCAGCGGCAGTCTCAGCAGCACGGGAGCACGAGCTACATTGTCCGGTATGGCGACGGTCCCGATGCACCTGAGACGCTGCTCTCGGGCTTGTCTCTATCCATGCTTCCTGCGCAAGACAAGCCAGCCAATGCGGATGAAATGACTGTGTATGACGACCGCTTTGAGCGTGTGAGCGAGTTGGTCAAGCAGTTCAAGATGTCATGCGTCGAGACGCAAAATCAGCTCCAGTCGTTTGAGCTACGTACCCCCACGTTCTTAGCGTGCATGGATGCCCTCACGTCGACGACTTGCCTCCTTGTGATCGTGTCTGATCCGCGCGTACATATCCGCTCGCTGAAAAATAACATTGAGGTGTGCCGCCACCAGCTGGAGCCACAACGCATACTCCCCGATGCCTCCAATGTGCCATGA
- a CDS encoding mitochondrial protein translates to MRLWSAVPRVSVPLGKPAPLLLRRGAHFDSNAFVQRLEHAGITRQQADVLVTALTDVINESIENFAQSLVRRNEAEKHSYTQKVDFAKLKSEIQLLERSDFVLMKSENERLMADTEKIKQRLREEIARTMAGVRLDLNLEKGRIRDESSVHALKIKEVDTRIESEIAGVRTSIQSAKFNVLQYLVGVATGAGALLLAYLRMFR, encoded by the exons ATGCGGCTGTGGTCGGCTGTGCCGCGGGTGAGTGTGCCCCTGGGAAAGCCCGCGCCCCTGTTGTTGCGGCGCGGTGCGCACTTTGACTCCAATGCGTTTGTACAGAGGCTCGAGCACGCTGGCATTACGCGGCAACAAGCGGATGTACTCGTGACAGCGCTGACAGATGTGATCAACGAGAGCATTGAAAATTTCGCTCAAAGTCTTGTGCGGCGCAATGAAGCGGAAAAGCATAGCTATACACAAAAG GTCGACTTTGCGAAGCTCAAGTCCGAGATTCAGTTGCTGGAGCGCAGTGACTTTGTGCTGATGAAGTCGGAGAATGAGCGGCTCATGGCAGACACGGAAAAGATCAAGCAGCGGCTACGTGAGGAGATTGCGCGCACGATGGCTGGCGTGCGTCTGGACCTGAATCTTGAGAAAG GCCGCATCCGTGACGAGTCCTCGGTCCACGCCCTCAAAATCAAGGAGGTCGATACGCGCATTGAGTCGGAGATTGCGGGCGTGCGCACAAGTATCCAGAGCGCCAAGTTCAATGTGCTGCAGTACCTCGTGGGTGTGGCTACGGGTGCGGGTGCCTTGCT